Within Caproicibacterium argilliputei, the genomic segment CACAACCAGTTCTTCCGGAAAGTCCAGTTCCTGCAGCAACGCCTGCGTATGCGAAAAATCCCCCACCAGCGTGGAAAAGTGCGCATCACTGTCCACCACAATCGGCACCCTGTATTTTTTGCAGAGCGCCATAATCCGGCGGCAATTCGGAACATAGTCCAGGCGAGTGCGGAATGTACTTTCATTGAGTTCCACCAGCTTGCCGGCAGCGGCAAACTGCGGCAGCACCCGTTCGTAGTCAAACGCATATTCCGGGCTGCCGCAATGTCCAATCACATTCACACGCGGATTTCTACAAATCTGTTCCCAAAGGTGCGTGACCTTTTCCGGTGAAGGCTGCTCCCCCTGCGGCATACAGACCGAGTGAATGGAAGCCACCACCCAGTCCAGATCCTCCTCGCATTCCTGTTCCACATCGATATGCCCTTCGTAATCTATGATATTCGTTTCCTGCCCGCGCAGTACCAGAACGCCGTGAAAGCGATGCGGCACCACCCGCAGATTATGAAAGTACCATTTTCCGGGTGCGCCCGGCATCGTAATGCCGTGGTCCGTAATCGCCACTGCAGAAAGCCCCCGCTGCGCCGCCGCGTCCACCATTTCCTGCAGTGAACTGTAAGCGTGCGTGGAAGCGGTCGTGTGCATATGCAAATCCGCAATAAACTTCATTTCCAGTATGCCCCCTTGTAAAACCCTATAAACCATTCTGTGGAAAACCACGAGAGCACCGTCTGCTTTCATGTAAAACGCCGCCGCAAAACTAACTTTTCGACGATACTCCTCATAAAAGAATAGCACACATATCCCGCTGTGTCCACGCCTTTCGGCGGAAAGACGGAACATGGTGCCTCCCCATACAAAACCGGTTAAATATCAAGTTCCCGTTTGGTTTCCTGCTGCTTGACCATGGA encodes:
- a CDS encoding phosphatase; the protein is MKFIADLHMHTTASTHAYSSLQEMVDAAAQRGLSAVAITDHGITMPGAPGKWYFHNLRVVPHRFHGVLVLRGQETNIIDYEGHIDVEQECEEDLDWVVASIHSVCMPQGEQPSPEKVTHLWEQICRNPRVNVIGHCGSPEYAFDYERVLPQFAAAGKLVELNESTFRTRLDYVPNCRRIMALCKKYRVPIVVDSDAHFSTLVGDFSHTQALLQELDFPEELVVNSSEERLHTYLAEYTRAFATPND